The nucleotide window TAAATTTCATCAGCACGGTGTCAGTGCAGAGTTTGCAAATATCGGGAAAACCGCCAACTGAACGCACCACTTTGGTTCGGAACAAATTGTTGTCCATACTGACCAGCAAAGAGCGTTTAGCGGGGTCACCGTACTGCCACTGATCGAGCAAACGTAAAACCGGGTTTGTGGGTATTCTGATGCCCTGTGCACACGCAACGTTAGGGTCATCTAAGTGCTTGGAAATTTTTGTCCACCACTCCCTTGTCAAAACAACATCTTGTTCTACGCTGACAAAAAATTCCTGATCCACGTGACTTAAGGCTTCGTTGGCTCCACTTGATATACCGCTTTTCGGGTTCGGATACACTGTCCAACCAAAACGTTTAGCAATTTCTGGTGTGCCGTCTGTGCTGTGGTCGTCAACCATGATTTTGTGGCAGATGCGCTCGCGAGGAATAACTCTGTCGATTTGTGCAAGTACAGTGGGCAGGTAGGCTGCGCCGTTTTTTGTCCACATGACTATGTCAACGTTGCCAACCATTTCAGAACATCCAAAGAGCAGTTAAGTAACCTATAGAGGACGACTGTTATTTAAAAATAATAGGACAAAGTTTATGATATGTTTGTTACTGTTTGGGAATTACCATTTTTTTAACATAAGTTTTAATGTCCTCTGATTCGCCGTAAACTACAAGTTTGCCGTCTTCTTGAGGTATAATTGAAAGGTTTAGTTCCTGTGCTAGCTGCCTTAACCGTTCCGTGGGTAACTCCTCAATGGGTTCAACTCTTATCCATTTTTGGTTTCTGGGTACACCTGCAACAAACTTGTTTTCGTCTTCTTTTCGGCTTGAGCAGGTTGGGCAAACGGGGCATTTTGTTTCTTCTAGTTCCCTCAAAAACGTATCGGTGTATTCTGCTCCAAAAATCTCTTCTGTTTTGTTGATTATGAAGGCTTCAACTATGTCGAGGCATTCTTGGGATTTTGCTAATGATTCGCCGCTGCCTTTTTCTGCTGGCGAAATTTCCAGCATGCATTTGGCTGCACGTAAATCAACCATTATGTTTGCTGGGATTTCTACTCCTTTTTTTGTTAGTGTTATGGTCATGTCTTCAAGGATTTTCCAGGTTGCCGCGTTACTCATAACTTCACCCTAAGCTAGAATGGTAACTTAAAGAGTTTAAGCGTATCTGCGTCTTAGAAAAAAATAAATCATAAACTCGCTTTCCTTATAATATACAAGGTGGCTTGTTTTATGGATGATGAAAAACAGCAAACCGTGCCCTCACCAACAGGGTTTATGCAGTTTGAAAACGGTGCACTGTTTAAGGAACAGCTTGCTGCAATGCTAAATTTTTTACCTGTAGAAATCACTTTCATCGACGAAAACGACACAGTGCGCTACTTTAATCAGCCACAAAAAATGATTTTCATGCGAACCAAAGCCATCATCGGCAGAAAAGTGCAGAACTGTCACCCAGCCAAAAGCCTCGATACCGTAAATAAAATCGTGGAATCCTTCAAAAACGGCAAAAAAAGCTTGGCTGAGTTTTGGATAAACCTAAACAACCGTATCATCTACATCCGCTTCTACGCCATCAGAAACCCCGCAGGAAAATATTTAGGTACAATGGAAGTGGTGCAAGATATCACTGAAGCCCGTGCTTTGCAAGGTGAGCGGCGACTGCTGGATTGGACAGATTAGTTTTGTTGTTTCTCTTTTTCTTTCTCGTTTAGTGTTTTTGCTAACCGTTTTGTGTTGTCTTTGGGTTCCACCAATTCCTGAACCAGTTTGTATTGGCGTTGGTAGATGTGACAGTTTTTGCTGTGGAAAATCAGCTTACCCGTTTTCAAATTCAACCCGCCGCGCTCATTGATTTCTGCAACAAACGCTTCATTGAAAAGTTGTAGTCCTGCAATGTTTGCTGGTAATCCGCCGTAGGCGTCCCAGCTTCGGAAGTAGCAGGTTAGGTGCATTTGGTTGTCAAGGATTTCCGTGTCAATTAGGCTTAGGCAGGGTGGCTCACTTTTTTTGTGGCTGGCATCATATTTTTCTATGTCTCCGGGTAAACGGATGACCATGGTGACTTGTCGGTCTCTTTGCTCTTCCGCATACCGTTTCACGACTTCTTCAATTTGGTTTATTGGTTTGTTTAGTCGGCTGCCGTAAGTGTAAACTTCGGTTTCTTCACATTCGCCACTCCACAAATATTCAAGCGCGTAACCCTGCACGTACTTGAAATCGCATGGTGCCTTATCACTGACCAGTGGACGGTTTTCTGGGTGGGCGATTTCGATGGAGAGGTTGAGTTTTTTGGTTTCGGTTTCCTCAGAGCCAAACCCGACTTTGAATATGTCACCTTCCTTCCATATTGTGTTTAAAACTTTGAACCATGCATCTGGGCAATCAAATGCGGAAATCTTTACGTGCTTCAAACAGTTTATCCCTCAACGTACCCTCTAATAGGCTATCTTTTGTTCTGGCAAGATATAAAACTGGCGTAATTAAGAAAAACAACGTTTAGGTTAGGAGTTACCTTTCTTTTTGTATCTGCGTTTGTGTGCCTATAAATAAAGGGGATATAGAAAACAGCAAGTTATCCGCCTCTATTTCGGGGTTGCTATTGTTGGGTTTATTCTGTGTTTGAGAAAAATTTATATCTTAAATAGTCGGTTGTTTTCGTTACACTAAAATCCAAGTTATAATTGGTGAAAAAGTTATGTCTCAAGGCTCAAACATTCCCGTTCTAGTATTAAAGGAAGGCACAGGTAGATCAACTGGCCGTGAAGCCCAACGAAACAACATTATGGCAGCAAAAATTGTTGCAGAATCAATCAAAAGCACCCTTGGTCCATGCGGCATGGACAAAATGCTCGTATCAGGCATAGGTGACGTTGCAATCACTAACGATGGCGCAACCATAATGAAAGAGCTTGACGTACAGCACCCAGCAGCTAAAATGCTCGTGGAAGTAGCTAAAGCGCAAGACAACGAAGTTGGTGATGGAACCACAACTGCAGTGGTTTTAGCAGGTGAGCTTCTCGCTAAAGCTGAAAGTCTGCTTGACCGAAACGTTCACCCAACCGTTATCATCGAAGGCTACAAAAAAGCTGGCGAAAAAGCCCAAGAAATCCTCAACCAAATGGCAATCCCAGTCAAAATAACCGATGAAGAACTTCTCCAAGAAGCCGCAATCACCTCATTATCAAGCAAGGGCGTAACCATCTCCGTCTTTGCCAAGATGATTGTTGAAGCAGTCAAACAGGTAACTGAGGAAGTCGGTGGCAAAAACGTAGCTGACATTGACCTAATCAAAGTGGTCAAAAAACACGGCAAAAGCCTCGACGAAACTGAACTCGTCAAAGGAATGGTAATTGATAAGGAAATTGCCAGCAGCCAAATGCCCAAACTCGTCGAAGACGCCAAAATTGCCCTACTAAACAGCAAAATGGAAATCGAGAAAACCGAGTTTGACGCAAAAATCAACATTGAAAGCCCAGAACAAATGCAGCTCTTCCTCGACGAAGAAGAACGAATGCTAAAAGAAATGGTAACCAGCGTCACCAAAGTTGGCGCTAACGTGGTTTTCTGCGAAAAAGGCATCGACGATTTAGCCCTGCACTTCCTGGCAAAAGCAGGTGTACTTGCAGTTAAGAGCCTAAGTAGCAGTGACACAGAGAAGATGGCACGGGCAACAGGCGCAAAAATCGTTTCAAACCTCAAAGACCTAACCGAAGACGCCCTAGGCAAAGCCAAACGTGTAGAGGAAGTCAAAATCGGTGACGACAAACTCCTCTACGTACGCGAATGCCAAAACCCCAAAGCAGTAACCATCGTAATCCGCGGCGCATCAAATAATGTCATTGACGAAGCCGAACGCAGCCTACACGACGGATTATGTGTTGTCCGAAATGTTATCGAGGACGGCAAAATCGTTGCAGGTGGCGGTGCACCAGAGGCAGAACTCGCCAAGAACCTTCGCGCTTACGCAGTCAAAGTTGGCGGACGAGAACAACTTGCAGTTGAAGCTTTCGCCGAAGCAGTTGAAGCAATCCCACTAACATTGGCAGAAAACGCTGGCTTAGACCCAATTGACATAATGGTAGCATTGCGTTCAGAGCATGAGAAAGCTGACACTGCAACCTTTGGCATCGACGTCACAACAGGCAAAATCAAAAACATGATAGACCTCAAAATCGTTGAGCCACTACGTGTTAAACAGCAAGTCATCAAATCCGCAACCGAAGCCACCAACATGATACTGAAAATCGATGACCTCATCAGTGTCAAAGGCGGCGGAAAGATGCCCCCAATGCCCCCAGGAGGAATGGGAGGCATGGGTGGTATGGGCGGTATGCCTGGCATGGGCGGAATGCCCTACTAAACCCCTTCCGATTTTTTGGGAATTTTTTGTTTTTCTTTTCTTCATAAATTCTTCTGATACTTGAGGAGTTAGCGCTTTACCGTAAGCCATATTTACCCCAACAGATAGAACCAAGAAACATTAAATCAAAATTGAATGGAAGGGAATTATGGCTTGGATGAAGTTTTAGAAATGCTTACTAAAATGACAAAACGTGTTCAGAAAACAGCTGATGACTCAAAAGAGGCAGTTTCAAAGCAAGCGCCAGTGTATGACAAGGTTTTGCAGTCTGCGCAATCCACGCAGGAACAGAAAACTTGCGCTTTTATCGCTAAAACCCTTGACCTTTAC belongs to Candidatus Bathyarchaeota archaeon and includes:
- a CDS encoding glycosyltransferase family 2 protein is translated as MVGNVDIVMWTKNGAAYLPTVLAQIDRVIPRERICHKIMVDDHSTDGTPEIAKRFGWTVYPNPKSGISSGANEALSHVDQEFFVSVEQDVVLTREWWTKISKHLDDPNVACAQGIRIPTNPVLRLLDQWQYGDPAKRSLLVSMDNNLFRTKVVRSVGGFPDICKLCTDTVLMKFIQTKTPYRWVIDTEVVSDHIRSNFRGAVEHEYKLNELCSRTPYCPTRKPDNNLLKLFRILITSPIRALQIAIKKNCPKVIYAYPLIRYYHISSEINWRKQASKKN
- a CDS encoding DUF2096 domain-containing protein encodes the protein MSNAATWKILEDMTITLTKKGVEIPANIMVDLRAAKCMLEISPAEKGSGESLAKSQECLDIVEAFIINKTEEIFGAEYTDTFLRELEETKCPVCPTCSSRKEDENKFVAGVPRNQKWIRVEPIEELPTERLRQLAQELNLSIIPQEDGKLVVYGESEDIKTYVKKMVIPKQ
- a CDS encoding PAS domain-containing protein, yielding MDDEKQQTVPSPTGFMQFENGALFKEQLAAMLNFLPVEITFIDENDTVRYFNQPQKMIFMRTKAIIGRKVQNCHPAKSLDTVNKIVESFKNGKKSLAEFWINLNNRIIYIRFYAIRNPAGKYLGTMEVVQDITEARALQGERRLLDWTD
- a CDS encoding thymidylate synthase, yielding MKHVKISAFDCPDAWFKVLNTIWKEGDIFKVGFGSEETETKKLNLSIEIAHPENRPLVSDKAPCDFKYVQGYALEYLWSGECEETEVYTYGSRLNKPINQIEEVVKRYAEEQRDRQVTMVIRLPGDIEKYDASHKKSEPPCLSLIDTEILDNQMHLTCYFRSWDAYGGLPANIAGLQLFNEAFVAEINERGGLNLKTGKLIFHSKNCHIYQRQYKLVQELVEPKDNTKRLAKTLNEKEKEKQQN
- the thsB gene encoding thermosome subunit beta; protein product: MSQGSNIPVLVLKEGTGRSTGREAQRNNIMAAKIVAESIKSTLGPCGMDKMLVSGIGDVAITNDGATIMKELDVQHPAAKMLVEVAKAQDNEVGDGTTTAVVLAGELLAKAESLLDRNVHPTVIIEGYKKAGEKAQEILNQMAIPVKITDEELLQEAAITSLSSKGVTISVFAKMIVEAVKQVTEEVGGKNVADIDLIKVVKKHGKSLDETELVKGMVIDKEIASSQMPKLVEDAKIALLNSKMEIEKTEFDAKINIESPEQMQLFLDEEERMLKEMVTSVTKVGANVVFCEKGIDDLALHFLAKAGVLAVKSLSSSDTEKMARATGAKIVSNLKDLTEDALGKAKRVEEVKIGDDKLLYVRECQNPKAVTIVIRGASNNVIDEAERSLHDGLCVVRNVIEDGKIVAGGGAPEAELAKNLRAYAVKVGGREQLAVEAFAEAVEAIPLTLAENAGLDPIDIMVALRSEHEKADTATFGIDVTTGKIKNMIDLKIVEPLRVKQQVIKSATEATNMILKIDDLISVKGGGKMPPMPPGGMGGMGGMGGMPGMGGMPY